DNA from Lactobacillus sp. ESL0791:
TTAACAGCTGCTTTTTGTGTTTGCCCTTGACGGACAACTAGCACGACGCCATCTGCTTTTGCAGAAATAACTTGGGTATCTGTTACCGGCAGCACTGGCGGGACATCCAAAACCACCAAATCATATTTTTTTCTAAAAGAAGCAAGCAAATTTTCCATTCGTTTTGATGCTAAAAGTTCCGCCGGATTAGGTGGAGTAGGCCCACTGGTAATAATCGCTAAGTTATTCACTAGGCTCCGCTGTACCACCGAATCAAAGTCCTTGGTACTTGAGAGAATTGTTGATAAACCGCCTTTTCTATTGAATAAGCCAAATGTATTTTGAATTGTTGGCTGTCGTAAATCCGCATCAATAAATAAAACTTTTTGTCCTTGTTGAGCCCAAGTAACTGCCAAATTTGCAGAAATCGTTGACTTGCCTTCATTAACTTCCGGAGAAGTAATCAAGATGGTCTTCAATTCATGATTAACCGCTGAAAAATTTATATTCGTTCGAAGCGTTCGAAATTGTTCGGAAACAACATTTTTCGGATCAGCATTAGTAATTAAATTAACCCCGTTTTTTATGCTACTAGTAAATTGCTTATTTTTTTGCGATGAAACATATTCATACATATCCTTGTGATAATTAAATCTCAAACCCGACGATGTCGTCTCATATTTGTACGTTTATAATAGCCGCTGTTAGTAAAATTTGAATCCTGTGTTTGCTGAATTCTAAATATATGACCCAAGTCCGTCAATCCCAGTTCAGTAGTTAAGAATTTGGTATCCTTAATAGTTGTATCTGTCATTTCTCTAATGAAGGCATAACCCAAACCAATCACCAGGCCGGCAGTTGCACCAATTAATAACATTATTGAGGTTTTAGGAAACGTCTTTTGCTTTATCGGTAAGGCTTTAGAAACAATCGTAACGTTGTTAATACTCATGATTTTACCGATTTTTCTTTTAAATACACTGGCAATCTCGTTAGCAATTGCGGCAGCTTCATCAGGATCATGACTTTTTATATTTAATGCAAAAACCTGCGAGTTTTGATTATTAGTAATAGAAATAGCTTTCTGCAGCTGTTTAACGCTAATATCATAAGGCTTAGTGGTAGCATTTGGATTAGCTAAATTTTGACTGGCAGCTTTCAAGACCACTTGATTCGTAATAATATCTTTATACGTATTAATCATTTGGACATCAGCTTGCTGACCTTGATAAACACCATTAAGATCAGCGCCAACTTTTTTTTGATTAACTAATATTTGTGTGGTTGCGGTATATTGCGGTGTTATAACAAATTTCTCTACTGCCATTGCAGCAACTATACAAATGACAAAACTAGCAATAATAAAAATTATATGTTTACGAATGATTTCAAGTATTTGATAAAAATCAAAATAGTTTTCCATGCTATTCTCCAAGTCTTAAAAATCAATATACCTAATTAACACCTGGTTAACTCAGCTTTTGACACCACTTCAAAATCCTGACAATTAATTTTCTTGCCTTTAATAAGATGTATCCCCTTTATAATTGCAGTCTAATGCCCCTATATCCGTTTGCAGCAGTAAAACAATATTGGCTTCTTATACTTTAGTAGATTCCATCTCAATGCACCCTTTATTACATGCTTTAAAATATATTTAAAGCCGAGCATACGCATATAAGCAATTAATGCCGCTTATTAAAAGTTATAGTTGGGTTAAAATTAATCCCTTTATATTATTAATTAATATTTAGAATTAACCAAAAATAAACCCAAAATTCCCAAACATTATTTAAGTTTACAAGCATAATTAAATAACTTTTAAATAATTAGTGAGCGAGTATATTAATTATTTGTATAGTATATAAAGTGTAATTAGTATAACACAGATATACGCAATTAGTATTAGTGTATACCCATCTATTAATAATGTCAAATTTTGCTTATCTTAACCATCATAAATACATTTTGATGTGAATATCACAATTCGTATATTAATAATAAATAATTTTAATGCAAATCATTTTTTAACTACTTTTAGTTGACATCAAGACAAAATTTGTTGGCGAAACGTGATTATATCATCCATTTGATCACCACTAAGAAATGTCATTCAAAGTTAACTTTCTTGCTCAGATCAGCTAGACCAATTGCTTTTTGGACTAAGCAGTTATAGTTCAACTGATTCTAGTTAAAGCTTCATTTTTTACATCAAAAAAAGCCAGAAATAATGCTTTTTTCGCGTAGTTTCTAGCTTTCAAGTTTCAGTTATTGATTAGTAAAGTTGCCAACAAATAAAAATTAAGTTAAACTGATTAACAATTAAACAGCTAAGTGGTTGGAGTTTAAAAAGCTTTCAAGATGTGCTTCTTTGGGTCAAGGAGCAGGCTTGAAGGCTTTTTTAGTATTATAAGGAAAAATTATGCATTTTATTGAAGAACTAATTCTAATTTTGCTGGCAGCACTTTTATTGGGGCAACTCGCCATCCGGCTCAACCTGCCTGCCGTCATTGGTCAACTTTTATCGGGAATCATTCTTGGTTCTGCCGGATTGAACCTAGTCCACTCAAGCAGCTTAATTGCTAATTTTTCTCAATTTGGCGTCATTTTCTTAATGTTCTTAGCAGGACTCGAAAGTGACCTGACGCTCTTAAAAAAATATTTCAAATTAAGTTTTACAGTTGCTCTTGTGGGCGTGATCCTACCCATTATTTTTATGGAAGCTGCTTGCCTATTATTCGGGATGAAAATTATTGAAGCAATTTTCATTGGCATCGTCTTTTCGGCTACCAGCGTTTCGATCTCTGTCGTTGTTTTACAGGAAAAACACCAGCTGCATTCACGTGCTGGCACAACTATCCTAGGAGCTGCTGTTGTTGATGATATTCTAGCTGTGATTGTTCTTAGCTTATTTACCACCTTTAGCCACGTAAACAAAAGCAGTAACAATCTACCAATCACTTTACTGCTCGAAGTTGGGTATTTTGGAGTGATTTACTTCGCATATAAATTTATTATCCCTTACATTATGAAAATCACAGCTAGATTTTCT
Protein-coding regions in this window:
- a CDS encoding CpsD/CapB family tyrosine-protein kinase gives rise to the protein MRFNYHKDMYEYVSSQKNKQFTSSIKNGVNLITNADPKNVVSEQFRTLRTNINFSAVNHELKTILITSPEVNEGKSTISANLAVTWAQQGQKVLFIDADLRQPTIQNTFGLFNRKGGLSTILSSTKDFDSVVQRSLVNNLAIITSGPTPPNPAELLASKRMENLLASFRKKYDLVVLDVPPVLPVTDTQVISAKADGVVLVVRQGQTQKAAVKRSLELLKMVKANLLGYVLNDVTPKNVLGYGYGYGYSYSQDT
- a CDS encoding YveK family protein, which gives rise to MENYFDFYQILEIIRKHIIFIIASFVICIVAAMAVEKFVITPQYTATTQILVNQKKVGADLNGVYQGQQADVQMINTYKDIITNQVVLKAASQNLANPNATTKPYDISVKQLQKAISITNNQNSQVFALNIKSHDPDEAAAIANEIASVFKRKIGKIMSINNVTIVSKALPIKQKTFPKTSIMLLIGATAGLVIGLGYAFIREMTDTTIKDTKFLTTELGLTDLGHIFRIQQTQDSNFTNSGYYKRTNMRRHRRV
- a CDS encoding cation:proton antiporter — protein: MHFIEELILILLAALLLGQLAIRLNLPAVIGQLLSGIILGSAGLNLVHSSSLIANFSQFGVIFLMFLAGLESDLTLLKKYFKLSFTVALVGVILPIIFMEAACLLFGMKIIEAIFIGIVFSATSVSISVVVLQEKHQLHSRAGTTILGAAVVDDILAVIVLSLFTTFSHVNKSSNNLPITLLLEVGYFGVIYFAYKFIIPYIMKITARFSVNYARLTVSLIIVLSLAWLADFTGLSAVVGAFFAGLAIRQTEQKTEIHTAISTIGYTLFIPVFFANIGLAVTFSNVFQDLPFIICMIILAILSKFWAGKYVSKLFGFNKNEANIVGAGMISRGEVALIVAQIGSSYQLFPNSIYSSLILVIIITTVLSPLILNHYINRNARLKNHA